One Anaerobranca gottschalkii DSM 13577 genomic window carries:
- a CDS encoding flavin reductase family protein, whose product MSKIKEITYSELLPQVLDKLPKGAFLTTKYKDKVNTMTIGWGSIGIMWGKPIFMVGVRYSRHTYRMLQSSGEFTISIPIEKDLKKELAFCGSKSGRDIDKISQTRLNLKPGFKVNTPVIEDCELHYECKVVYQQSMDPGLVIGEIDERYYKNNDFHVLFYGEIVSCYKLE is encoded by the coding sequence ATGTCTAAAATTAAAGAAATAACATACAGTGAATTATTGCCTCAGGTACTGGATAAGTTGCCTAAAGGAGCATTTTTAACCACTAAGTATAAAGATAAAGTCAATACAATGACAATTGGTTGGGGAAGTATAGGGATAATGTGGGGAAAACCTATATTTATGGTAGGTGTGAGATATTCAAGGCATACTTACAGGATGCTCCAATCCTCAGGGGAATTTACTATTAGTATCCCTATAGAGAAAGATCTAAAAAAGGAATTGGCTTTTTGTGGCAGCAAATCGGGAAGGGATATAGATAAAATTTCCCAAACCCGTCTAAATTTAAAACCAGGGTTTAAAGTCAATACTCCTGTAATCGAAGATTGTGAACTCCATTATGAGTGTAAAGTAGTCTACCAACAAAGCATGGATCCAGGCCTTGTAATAGGGGAAATAGATGAACGTTATTACAAAAACAATGACTTTCATGTACTTTTTTACGGAGAAATTGTATCTTGTTATAAATTAGAATAA